One Lepus europaeus isolate LE1 chromosome 7, mLepTim1.pri, whole genome shotgun sequence DNA segment encodes these proteins:
- the FOXRED1 gene encoding FAD-dependent oxidoreductase domain-containing protein 1 isoform X1, whose translation MLRRVLQLGLGRGPLTRGLGSRGGGSTVDWDEKVSEVKKKIKSVLPGEICDPLYDTSHLPPEQSDVVIVGGGVVGLSVAFWLKKLEKRRGAIRVLVVERDHTYAQASTGLSVGGIRQQFSLPENVQLSLFSINFLRNINEYLAVVDAPPLDLQFNPSGYLLLASEKSASTLENNVKVQRQEGAKICLMSPEQLRNKFPWINTEGVALASYGMEDEGWFDPWSLLQGLRRKAQSMGVLFCQGEVTRFVSSSSRMETTSGEEIIMKRIREVHVKMDNSLEYQPVECAIVINAAGAWSGKIAELAGIGKGPPGTLQGTKLPVEPRKRYVYLWHCPQGPGLETPFVADTNGVYFRREGLGNNYLGGRSPTEEEEPDPSNLEVDHDFFQEKVWPHLAQRVPAFENLKVRSSWAGYYDYNTFDQNGVVGPHPLVVNMYFATGFSGHGLQHAPAVGRAVAEMVLEGHFQTIDMSPFLFSRFHLGEKVLEQNIF comes from the exons ATGCTCCGGAGAGTGCTGCAACTGGGCTTGGGACGGGGCCCCTTAACCCGGGGCCTAGGCTCACGCGGAGGAGGCTCTACTGTGG ACTGGGATGAGAAGGTGTCGGAGGTGAAGAAGAAGATCAAGTCAGTGCTGCCTGGAGAGATCTGTGACCCACTGTATGACACCAGCCACCTGCCCCCTGAACAATCAGATGTGGTGATCGTGGGAGGCGGGGTGGTAGGCCTGTCTGTGGCCTTTTGGCTGAAGAAGCTAGAGAAGCGACGAGGCGCCATTCGGGTGCTGGTGGTGGAACGCGACCACACG TATGCACAGGCCTCCACCGGGCTCTCCGTGGGCGGGATCCGTCAGCAGTTCTCATTGCCGGAGAATGTCCAgctctccctcttctccatcaACTTTCTTCGGAATATCAAT GAATACCTGGCTGTGGTTGACGCCCCTCCCCTGGATCTCCAGTTCAACCCCTCAGGCTATCTCCTGTTGGCTTCAGAAAAGAGTGCCTCCACCTTGGAGAACAACGTGAAAGTGCAGAG GCAGGAAGGAGCCAAGATTTGTCTGATGTCACCCGAGCAGCTTCGGAACAAGTTTCCCTGGATAAACACAGAGGGAGTGGCTTTGGCGTCATACG GGATGGAAGACGAAGGTTGGTTTGACCCCTGGTCCCTGCTCCAGGGGCTCCGGCGAAAGGCCCAGTCCATGGGGGTCCTTTTCTGCCAGGGCGAGGTGACAC GGTTTGTCTCTTCCTCCAGCCGCATGGAGACCACAAGTGGGGAAGAGATTATCATGAAAAGGATCCGTGAAGTCCAT GTGAAGATGGACAACAGCCTGGAGTACCAGCCTGTGGAATGCGCCATAGTGATCAATGCAGCGGGAGCCTGGTCGGGAAAGATCGCAGAGCTAGCTGGTATTGGGAAGGGGCCGCCTGGCACCCTGCAGGGCACCAAGCTACCCGTGGAGCCAAGGAAAAG GTATGTGTACTTATGGCActgcccccagggcccaggcctggagACTCCGTTTGTTGCAGACACCAATGGAGTCTACTTCCGCCGGGAAGGCTTAGGCAACAACTATCTCGGTGGCCGTAGCCCCACAGAG gaggaggagccagaCCCAAGCAACCTGGAAGTGGACCATGATTTCTTTCAGGAGAAGGTGTGGCCCCATCTGGCTCAGAGGGTACCAGCGTTTGAGAATCTGAAG GTTCGGAGCTCCTGGGCTGGCTATTACGACTACAACACCTTTGACCAGAACGGCGTGGTGGGCCCCCACCCCTTGGTTGTCAACATGTACTTCGCTACAGGCTTCAGCGGTCACGGGCTGCAGCACGCCCCTGCCGTGGGGCGAGCTGTGGCCGAGATGGTGCTGGAGGGCCACTTCCAGACCATCGACATGAGCCCCTTCCTCTTCAGCCGCTTTCACTTGGGAGAGAAAGTCCTGGAGCAGAATATCTTCTGA
- the FOXRED1 gene encoding FAD-dependent oxidoreductase domain-containing protein 1 isoform X2 has product MSPEQLRNKFPWINTEGVALASYGMEDEGWFDPWSLLQGLRRKAQSMGVLFCQGEVTRFVSSSSRMETTSGEEIIMKRIREVHVKMDNSLEYQPVECAIVINAAGAWSGKIAELAGIGKGPPGTLQGTKLPVEPRKRYVYLWHCPQGPGLETPFVADTNGVYFRREGLGNNYLGGRSPTEEEEPDPSNLEVDHDFFQEKVWPHLAQRVPAFENLKVRSSWAGYYDYNTFDQNGVVGPHPLVVNMYFATGFSGHGLQHAPAVGRAVAEMVLEGHFQTIDMSPFLFSRFHLGEKVLEQNIF; this is encoded by the exons ATGTCACCCGAGCAGCTTCGGAACAAGTTTCCCTGGATAAACACAGAGGGAGTGGCTTTGGCGTCATACG GGATGGAAGACGAAGGTTGGTTTGACCCCTGGTCCCTGCTCCAGGGGCTCCGGCGAAAGGCCCAGTCCATGGGGGTCCTTTTCTGCCAGGGCGAGGTGACAC GGTTTGTCTCTTCCTCCAGCCGCATGGAGACCACAAGTGGGGAAGAGATTATCATGAAAAGGATCCGTGAAGTCCAT GTGAAGATGGACAACAGCCTGGAGTACCAGCCTGTGGAATGCGCCATAGTGATCAATGCAGCGGGAGCCTGGTCGGGAAAGATCGCAGAGCTAGCTGGTATTGGGAAGGGGCCGCCTGGCACCCTGCAGGGCACCAAGCTACCCGTGGAGCCAAGGAAAAG GTATGTGTACTTATGGCActgcccccagggcccaggcctggagACTCCGTTTGTTGCAGACACCAATGGAGTCTACTTCCGCCGGGAAGGCTTAGGCAACAACTATCTCGGTGGCCGTAGCCCCACAGAG gaggaggagccagaCCCAAGCAACCTGGAAGTGGACCATGATTTCTTTCAGGAGAAGGTGTGGCCCCATCTGGCTCAGAGGGTACCAGCGTTTGAGAATCTGAAG GTTCGGAGCTCCTGGGCTGGCTATTACGACTACAACACCTTTGACCAGAACGGCGTGGTGGGCCCCCACCCCTTGGTTGTCAACATGTACTTCGCTACAGGCTTCAGCGGTCACGGGCTGCAGCACGCCCCTGCCGTGGGGCGAGCTGTGGCCGAGATGGTGCTGGAGGGCCACTTCCAGACCATCGACATGAGCCCCTTCCTCTTCAGCCGCTTTCACTTGGGAGAGAAAGTCCTGGAGCAGAATATCTTCTGA